Proteins encoded within one genomic window of Spirochaetaceae bacterium:
- a CDS encoding helix-turn-helix transcriptional regulator produces MIGRPIEGRVAGDKPGAPAVLEPEAVASLAQATRRAGSSGGAHAILRFVDALLPYTSCLVTMLAAGRAPALLYDDIRPELHEAVVEAYLRGAYLLDPFYNCLARGLDRRVIKLQEIQPDHFRKSEYFSTYYTDTRLVDEVGIFVPCRGGSHVFVSLGRAAGTAPFSRRSFQRLQSWLPIIDALLARQWDVDAFADAAAAPVTLDDTLRQGGFAALSAREREVVALILKGHSSTSIAWQLAIAVGTVKNHRKNIYRKLAVTSQAALFARFLRGIGYEPAAAFVHQRADSIPEGTYSSTHRGDTLSR; encoded by the coding sequence ATGATCGGGCGGCCCATCGAGGGGCGAGTGGCCGGCGACAAGCCGGGTGCGCCCGCGGTCCTGGAACCGGAGGCCGTGGCCTCGCTCGCCCAGGCGACGCGGCGCGCCGGAAGTTCCGGCGGTGCGCACGCGATACTGCGGTTCGTGGACGCGCTGCTGCCGTACACCTCGTGCCTGGTCACGATGCTCGCCGCCGGCCGCGCGCCCGCGCTGCTGTACGATGACATCCGGCCGGAGTTGCACGAGGCGGTCGTGGAAGCCTACCTGCGCGGCGCTTATCTGCTGGATCCGTTCTACAACTGCCTGGCTCGCGGCCTCGACCGCCGCGTGATCAAGCTGCAGGAGATCCAGCCCGATCACTTCCGCAAGTCGGAGTACTTCTCCACCTACTACACCGACACGCGGCTGGTGGACGAGGTGGGCATCTTCGTTCCGTGCCGAGGCGGCTCGCACGTCTTCGTGTCGCTCGGGCGCGCCGCCGGCACCGCGCCGTTCTCGCGCCGCAGCTTCCAGCGCCTGCAATCATGGTTGCCGATCATCGACGCGCTGCTCGCGCGCCAGTGGGACGTCGACGCATTTGCCGATGCCGCCGCTGCCCCGGTGACTCTCGATGACACGCTTCGGCAGGGCGGATTCGCGGCGCTGTCGGCTCGGGAACGCGAAGTCGTGGCCCTGATTCTGAAGGGGCATTCGTCGACGTCGATCGCCTGGCAACTCGCCATAGCCGTGGGCACGGTCAAGAACCATCGCAAGAACATCTACCGCAAGCTGGCGGTCACCTCGCAGGCGGCGCTGTTCGCGCGCTTTCTGCGCGGCATCGGGTACGAGCCGGCCGCAGCCTTCGTCCATCAGCGGGCGGACAGTATCCCCGAGGGGACATATTCGTCCACGCATCGCGGAGATACGCTGTCTCGGTAA
- a CDS encoding agmatine deiminase family protein, producing MRRGPPGSDDFVMPAEVEPHAAIWMGWPKEQWYSDSALDTRPPIAGVMAVLAAHGIDVQLMCTDQAGEQDARRWLAAHGVALTARVNFVHIDQVDIWLRDYGPTFTRNGAGQLGMARFRQSQWGYATASDPVSAAMTRVPDLVADYLGIKRVAAVDFISEGGDRIVNGHGTMLVSRTVEGARNPCAAQACLDRGYRDALGVTNVIRLDSGLGVDLHSTWGPVPYRDQSGATILLYGPQTTGGHLDELVRFAGPRDILLAQVTADEAARDPLAALHYAGGTAIARTLRQAADQCGNPFAVVQLPVPEVEYIAVEPGEPMYQWLAELDYPADVPAFPHGRPIHVVKAASYANYLVTNGLVIAPAYGNAERDDAAAATLEAAYAGRTVVQIDPSAINFAGGGIHCCTAEQPLGCAAAARGR from the coding sequence TTGAGACGCGGTCCCCCCGGATCGGACGACTTCGTCATGCCGGCGGAGGTCGAACCGCACGCCGCCATCTGGATGGGGTGGCCCAAGGAGCAGTGGTATAGCGACTCCGCGCTCGACACGCGCCCGCCGATTGCCGGGGTCATGGCCGTGCTTGCCGCGCACGGCATCGACGTGCAGCTCATGTGCACCGACCAGGCGGGCGAGCAGGACGCCCGGCGCTGGCTGGCCGCACACGGGGTTGCCCTTACCGCGCGCGTCAACTTCGTGCACATCGACCAGGTGGACATCTGGCTGCGGGACTACGGACCGACGTTTACGCGCAACGGTGCGGGTCAGTTGGGGATGGCGCGCTTCCGGCAGAGTCAGTGGGGATACGCGACCGCCTCCGATCCGGTTTCCGCGGCGATGACCCGCGTTCCCGACCTGGTCGCCGACTATCTCGGCATCAAGCGGGTGGCGGCGGTCGATTTCATCAGTGAAGGGGGCGACAGAATCGTCAACGGGCACGGAACCATGCTGGTGTCCCGCACCGTGGAGGGCGCGCGCAATCCCTGCGCCGCGCAGGCCTGCCTGGACCGCGGCTACCGGGACGCGCTCGGGGTCACGAACGTCATCCGTCTCGACAGTGGCCTCGGAGTGGACCTGCACTCGACCTGGGGGCCGGTCCCCTATCGGGACCAGTCCGGCGCCACGATTCTGCTGTACGGTCCGCAGACTACCGGCGGCCACCTGGACGAGCTGGTGAGATTCGCCGGCCCGCGTGACATCCTCCTGGCGCAGGTGACCGCGGATGAGGCCGCACGCGATCCGCTGGCGGCGCTGCACTATGCCGGCGGCACCGCGATCGCGCGTACTCTGCGGCAGGCTGCCGATCAGTGCGGCAACCCGTTCGCGGTGGTGCAGCTTCCGGTGCCGGAGGTCGAATACATTGCCGTGGAGCCCGGCGAACCCATGTATCAGTGGCTGGCCGAACTCGACTACCCGGCCGACGTGCCGGCGTTCCCGCACGGCCGTCCAATCCACGTGGTGAAGGCCGCCAGTTACGCCAACTACCTGGTCACCAACGGACTGGTCATCGCCCCCGCGTACGGCAACGCCGAAAGGGACGACGCCGCTGCCGCCACGCTCGAGGCCGCCTACGCGGGGCGAACCGTGGTGCAGATCGACCCAAGCGCGATCAACTTCGCCGGCGGCGGCATTCATTGTTGCACCGCCGAGCAGCCCCTCGGGTGCGCCGCCGCTGCGCGCGGCCGGTGA
- a CDS encoding ABC transporter permease subunit, translating into MAVAFGLAFLYLPIVSLVVYSFNASKLVTVWGGLSARWYGELLRDAQILRAAWLSLRIAVVSATAAVALGTLAGLALARMGRFRGRVLFSGMTSAPLVMPEVITGLSLLLLFVALENAIGWPRGRGVTTITIAHVTFSMAYVAVVIQSQLANLDPSLEEAALDLGARPAKVFFVITLPLIAPALVSGWLLSFTLSLDDLIIASFVSGPGSSTLPMVAFSKVRLGVSPEVNALATLLVLVVSIGVIAAGVVTGRAQRRRTRGAARRCNNECRRRRS; encoded by the coding sequence GTGGCGGTGGCGTTCGGCCTGGCCTTCCTCTACCTGCCGATCGTCTCGCTCGTCGTCTATTCGTTCAACGCATCGAAGCTGGTCACGGTGTGGGGCGGACTCTCCGCCCGGTGGTACGGTGAGCTGTTGCGCGATGCGCAGATTCTGCGCGCGGCGTGGTTGAGCCTGCGCATCGCGGTGGTGTCCGCGACCGCCGCCGTGGCGCTCGGCACGCTGGCCGGCCTGGCGCTGGCACGCATGGGGCGCTTTCGCGGCCGGGTGCTGTTCAGCGGCATGACCTCGGCGCCGCTGGTGATGCCGGAGGTGATCACCGGCCTCTCGCTGCTGCTGCTGTTCGTGGCGCTGGAGAACGCGATCGGCTGGCCGCGCGGACGGGGTGTCACCACCATCACGATCGCCCACGTCACCTTCTCCATGGCATACGTGGCGGTGGTGATCCAGTCACAGCTTGCCAACCTCGACCCGTCGCTGGAAGAAGCGGCGCTGGACCTGGGAGCGCGTCCGGCGAAGGTGTTTTTCGTCATTACGCTGCCGCTCATCGCTCCGGCGCTGGTGTCCGGCTGGCTGCTTTCCTTCACCCTGTCGCTGGACGACCTGATCATAGCCAGCTTCGTCTCCGGTCCGGGTTCGAGCACCCTTCCGATGGTGGCCTTTTCCAAGGTCCGGCTCGGCGTGAGCCCCGAAGTCAACGCTCTCGCCACCTTGTTGGTGCTGGTGGTCTCCATCGGCGTCATCGCCGCCGGCGTCGTCACCGGCCGCGCGCAGCGGCGGCGCACCCGAGGGGCTGCTCGGCGGTGCAACAATGAATGCCGCCGCCGGCGAAGTTGA
- a CDS encoding ABC transporter permease subunit, giving the protein MIAWPYLWLLLFFLAPLAIVLKIALSEALIARPPYAPLFARGADGALTVQLNVQNFLFLVRDDLYWRAYLNSAKIALIATTFCLVLGYPVAYGIARAAPALRNVLLMLVILPFWTSFLLRVYAWIGILKNNGLINNLLVGLGIIDQPLVMMQTDFAVYLGIVYSYLPFMILPLYAKLQRLDHTLLEAAADLGCRPYKAFLTITLPLSLPGVVAGSMLVFIPAVGEFVIPALLGGPDTLMIGRVLWDEFFANRDWPVASAVAIAVLLLLVVPITVLQFTHVREAGR; this is encoded by the coding sequence GTGATCGCGTGGCCGTACCTGTGGCTGCTGCTGTTCTTTCTGGCGCCGCTGGCAATCGTGCTGAAGATCGCGCTGTCCGAGGCCTTGATCGCGCGTCCGCCCTATGCCCCGTTGTTCGCCCGCGGTGCGGACGGCGCCCTTACGGTACAACTCAACGTCCAGAATTTCCTGTTCCTGGTGCGCGACGACCTCTACTGGCGGGCATACCTCAACTCGGCGAAGATCGCCCTGATAGCGACCACGTTCTGCCTCGTGCTCGGCTACCCGGTGGCGTACGGCATCGCGCGCGCCGCGCCGGCGCTGCGCAACGTGCTGTTGATGCTGGTGATCCTGCCGTTCTGGACTTCGTTCCTGCTGCGCGTCTACGCCTGGATTGGGATTCTCAAGAACAACGGGCTGATCAACAACCTCCTTGTTGGGCTCGGAATCATCGACCAGCCGCTGGTGATGATGCAGACCGACTTCGCGGTCTACCTCGGTATCGTCTACTCGTATCTGCCGTTCATGATCCTGCCGCTGTACGCGAAGCTGCAGCGCCTGGATCACACCCTCCTGGAAGCGGCCGCCGACCTTGGCTGCCGACCCTACAAGGCGTTCCTGACCATCACCCTGCCGCTCTCGCTGCCCGGTGTGGTGGCAGGTTCGATGCTGGTGTTCATCCCGGCGGTGGGCGAATTCGTGATTCCGGCGCTGCTCGGCGGGCCGGACACGCTGATGATCGGCCGGGTGCTGTGGGATGAGTTCTTCGCCAACCGCGACTGGCCGGTGGCGTCGGCGGTGGCGATTGCGGTACTGCTCCTGCTGGTGGTTCCGATCACCGTGCTGCAGTTCACGCACGTGCGAGAGGCGGGCCGATGA
- a CDS encoding ABC transporter ATP-binding protein has protein sequence MNDPRPEPVVRPDPDVPAPRPYVRVEGVTRKFGEVAAVDDVTLEIRRGEVFCLLGGSGCGKTTLLRILAGLEPATTGRVLIDGVDVTGTPPYRRPVNMMFQSYALFPHMTVRGNVAFGLRQDRLPSPQIKRRVSSMLDLVKLGPLAQRKPHQLSGGQRQRVALARALIKQPKLLLLDEPLGALDRQLREEMQFELINIQQALGITFVVVTHDQEEAMTLSSRIGVMHAGRIVQTGTPTEIYECPRSRFVARFIGSVNLFEGRVEKRVANHVLIASDEAGCTLAVEHAAQVAAGARVAVAVRPEKLTMALQPPAADCNRVAAVIDEVAYRGGLSIYKLRTATGHTLRLTQPNRERAAAERPAPREPVFVSWHAASGVVLDS, from the coding sequence ATGAACGACCCGCGCCCCGAACCCGTAGTACGGCCGGATCCTGACGTACCGGCACCGCGGCCCTACGTTCGAGTCGAAGGGGTAACCAGGAAGTTTGGGGAGGTCGCCGCGGTCGACGACGTGACCCTGGAGATTCGCCGCGGCGAGGTGTTCTGCCTGCTCGGCGGCTCGGGCTGCGGGAAGACCACCCTGCTGCGCATCCTGGCGGGCCTGGAACCGGCGACCACCGGCAGGGTGCTGATCGACGGGGTGGACGTGACCGGCACTCCACCCTACCGGCGCCCGGTCAACATGATGTTCCAGTCCTACGCGCTGTTCCCGCACATGACGGTGCGCGGCAACGTCGCCTTCGGCCTGCGGCAGGACCGCCTCCCGTCGCCGCAGATCAAGCGCCGCGTCTCCTCGATGCTCGACCTCGTCAAGCTCGGCCCCCTCGCGCAGCGCAAGCCGCATCAGCTCTCCGGCGGCCAGCGCCAGCGCGTCGCACTCGCGCGAGCGCTGATCAAGCAGCCCAAGCTGCTGCTGCTCGACGAACCGCTCGGTGCGCTGGACCGGCAGCTCCGCGAGGAGATGCAGTTCGAGCTGATCAACATCCAACAGGCGCTCGGCATCACCTTCGTCGTGGTAACCCATGACCAGGAGGAGGCAATGACGCTGTCCAGCCGGATCGGCGTGATGCACGCCGGGCGGATCGTCCAGACCGGCACGCCGACCGAGATCTACGAGTGCCCGCGGTCGCGATTCGTGGCCCGGTTCATCGGCTCGGTCAACCTGTTCGAGGGCCGCGTCGAAAAACGCGTCGCGAACCACGTCCTGATCGCCTCCGACGAGGCCGGCTGCACACTCGCCGTCGAGCACGCCGCGCAGGTCGCCGCCGGCGCCCGGGTCGCGGTCGCGGTGCGCCCGGAAAAGCTGACGATGGCGCTCCAGCCGCCCGCCGCGGATTGCAACCGCGTCGCGGCGGTGATCGACGAGGTCGCGTACCGGGGTGGGCTCTCGATCTACAAGCTGCGTACCGCTACCGGGCACACGTTGCGCCTCACGCAACCCAACCGGGAACGCGCGGCAGCGGAGCGCCCGGCGCCGCGCGAGCCGGTGTTCGTGTCGTGGCACGCGGCGAGCGGTGTCGTGCTCGACTCATGA
- a CDS encoding polyamine ABC transporter substrate-binding protein — translation MLEKSWLGCAVVLALAAAHAMGSPAEEERAAEERVLNVYNWSDYIAEDTIADFEERTGIKVNYDVFDSNEVLEAKLLAGNSGYDVVVPAASFLERQIRAGIFARLDKDRLANYGNLDAAILERVAAHDPGNEHAVPYMWGTTGFGYNVAKVNAVLPDAPTDSWGMLFDPEVVAKLAPCGVTVLDAPTEVFANLMGYLGRDPNSEDAADLEAFTEHMLLIRPHIRYFHSSQNINDLANGEICVAMGWSGDMLIARDRAAEAGQGVEVAYTIPREGAVIWFDTLAIPSDAPHPDNAHLFLDYMMEPEVAAAVSNYVFYANANRASLPHVDEEVKTDPAIYPSVEVKDNLFADLADSAEFTRLLTRAWTTVKTGR, via the coding sequence ATGCTCGAAAAGAGTTGGCTGGGATGTGCGGTCGTGCTGGCACTGGCGGCGGCGCACGCTATGGGATCGCCGGCGGAAGAGGAGCGCGCGGCGGAGGAGCGCGTCCTCAACGTCTACAATTGGTCCGACTATATCGCGGAAGACACGATCGCCGATTTCGAGGAACGCACCGGGATCAAGGTGAACTACGACGTGTTCGACTCCAATGAGGTACTGGAGGCGAAGCTGCTGGCCGGCAACAGCGGCTACGACGTGGTGGTGCCCGCCGCCAGCTTCCTGGAGCGCCAGATCAGGGCAGGAATCTTTGCCAGGCTCGACAAGGACCGGCTCGCGAACTACGGCAACCTCGACGCGGCGATACTGGAACGCGTCGCGGCCCACGATCCCGGCAACGAGCACGCCGTCCCCTACATGTGGGGCACCACCGGATTCGGCTACAACGTGGCCAAGGTGAACGCAGTCCTGCCGGACGCCCCCACCGACAGTTGGGGCATGCTGTTCGACCCGGAGGTGGTCGCGAAGCTGGCGCCGTGCGGGGTCACGGTGCTCGACGCTCCGACCGAGGTGTTCGCCAACCTGATGGGCTACCTGGGGCGCGATCCCAACAGCGAGGACGCCGCCGACCTGGAGGCATTCACCGAGCACATGCTGCTGATCCGGCCCCACATCAGGTACTTCCACTCCTCCCAGAACATCAATGACCTCGCCAACGGCGAAATCTGCGTGGCCATGGGCTGGAGCGGCGACATGCTGATCGCGCGCGACCGGGCGGCGGAAGCCGGGCAGGGTGTCGAGGTCGCGTACACCATTCCCCGCGAGGGAGCGGTCATCTGGTTCGACACCCTCGCGATCCCGAGCGACGCGCCGCATCCGGACAATGCGCACCTGTTTCTGGACTACATGATGGAGCCGGAGGTTGCCGCGGCAGTCTCGAACTACGTGTTCTACGCCAACGCCAACCGCGCTTCGCTGCCCCACGTGGACGAGGAGGTGAAGACCGATCCCGCGATCTATCCCTCGGTCGAGGTCAAGGACAACCTGTTCGCGGACTTGGCCGACTCGGCCGAATTCACGCGATTGCTCACCCGGGCCTGGACTACCGTGAAGACCGGCCGCTGA
- a CDS encoding aminotransferase translates to MHTDALRLHRADLDHCIHPWTDFAEWTRSGSTTMVRGEGVYVWDASGRRFLDGIGGLWFANVGFGRRELIDAAAGQLARLPQYSYFTNLANPPATELAARLAELSPGDLNHVFYSTGGSTANDTAARIAHFYFDRVGKPSKRYLISRRNAYHGSTFLAATLSGKMGDKRGFQFADGLVHHLSEANCYRMPDGIADEDAYCDYLVDEFERTVAGLGADNVACFFAEPVMGAGGVLVAPRGYHRRMKEVCEAHDILYVSDEVVTGFGRLGHVFASDACFDVVPDMIVAAKGITSGYLPLGATIISDRLYDGLARTRSDGALLAHGFTYSGHAAACAVGLANIALLERERICERVRTLGPRFLERLSSLRNHPIVGDVRGSHFMLCLELVQDRRSKRPFPAAVDIGRRLARAAQERGLIVRPIGNLSVLSPALILTRDQIERIVEILDASLRATIAGLTRDGVGFAG, encoded by the coding sequence ATGCACACTGACGCGTTGCGGTTGCACCGCGCGGACCTCGATCACTGCATCCACCCCTGGACCGATTTCGCCGAATGGACCAGAAGCGGCTCCACCACGATGGTACGCGGCGAGGGCGTCTACGTGTGGGATGCGTCCGGCCGGCGCTTCCTGGACGGTATCGGCGGGCTGTGGTTCGCCAACGTCGGTTTCGGCCGCCGGGAACTGATCGACGCCGCCGCTGGCCAGCTCGCGCGCCTGCCGCAGTACTCCTACTTCACGAATCTGGCCAATCCGCCCGCCACCGAGTTGGCGGCCAGACTGGCGGAGCTTTCTCCCGGCGACCTCAACCACGTGTTCTACAGCACCGGCGGCTCCACCGCCAACGACACCGCGGCCCGCATTGCCCACTTCTACTTCGACCGCGTCGGGAAACCGTCCAAGCGCTACCTCATCTCGCGCCGCAACGCATACCACGGCAGCACCTTCCTGGCGGCAACGCTGTCGGGAAAGATGGGCGACAAGCGCGGGTTTCAGTTCGCCGACGGGCTGGTGCACCATCTCTCGGAGGCCAACTGCTACCGCATGCCGGACGGGATCGCCGACGAGGACGCCTACTGCGACTACCTGGTGGACGAGTTCGAGCGAACCGTGGCCGGCCTGGGAGCGGACAACGTGGCATGCTTCTTTGCCGAACCGGTCATGGGCGCGGGCGGCGTGCTGGTCGCGCCGCGCGGCTACCACCGGCGCATGAAGGAGGTGTGCGAGGCGCACGACATTCTGTACGTGTCCGACGAAGTGGTAACCGGCTTCGGCCGGCTTGGGCACGTGTTCGCGAGTGATGCGTGCTTCGACGTGGTGCCCGACATGATCGTCGCCGCCAAGGGAATCACCTCCGGCTATCTGCCGCTCGGTGCAACCATCATTTCCGACCGGCTGTACGATGGCTTGGCGCGCACCCGGTCGGATGGGGCGCTGCTGGCGCACGGTTTCACCTATTCCGGCCACGCCGCGGCGTGCGCGGTGGGGCTGGCCAATATCGCGTTGCTGGAGCGGGAGCGGATCTGTGAACGGGTGCGCACCCTCGGTCCGCGGTTTCTCGAACGCCTTTCGTCGCTGCGGAACCATCCGATTGTCGGCGACGTGCGCGGCAGCCACTTCATGTTGTGCCTGGAGCTGGTCCAGGACCGGCGCAGCAAGAGACCGTTCCCGGCGGCCGTGGACATAGGCCGCCGGCTCGCGCGGGCGGCGCAGGAGCGCGGACTGATCGTGCGCCCGATCGGCAACCTGTCGGTGCTGTCGCCCGCGCTGATCCTCACCCGGGACCAGATCGAACGTATCGTCGAGATTCTCGATGCTTCGCTGCGGGCGACGATCGCCGGCCTGACCCGTGACGGTGTCGGGTTCGCCGGATGA
- a CDS encoding Zn-dependent hydrolase, with translation MRELRIDGDRLWAGLSRMGEIGATPAGGVNRQALTDGDRAARDLFISWCREAGCSVRVDAAGNIFARRAGRRAGAPAVAAGSHLDSQPAAGRFDGALGVLAALEVVRTLNDHGVVTESPLEVVSWTNEEGCRFAPSMMGSGIFTGRFDAARMAATADTEGRTFGAELERIGYRGKDRVSAAELAAWFELHIEQGPVLEREGTTIGVVTGANGLRWFDVVVTGSDAHAGPTPMAERRDALLGAARIVTAVNRIGHAHLPGASATVGSLAVHPNSRNTVPGRVEFTVDLRHRDEARQAAMKDALEAKAASICAADNLELDLQEIANQPPLRFDPGCIAAVRGAAAACGLSWREMVSGAGHDACHLAERVPTAMIFIPCEGGISHSERENATREDCTAGANVLLHAVLERAAARAAR, from the coding sequence GTGCGGGAGTTGCGGATAGACGGTGACCGGCTGTGGGCCGGCTTGTCGCGAATGGGGGAGATCGGCGCCACCCCGGCCGGCGGCGTGAACCGGCAGGCGCTGACCGACGGCGACCGGGCCGCCCGCGACCTGTTCATTTCGTGGTGCCGCGAGGCCGGATGCAGCGTCAGAGTCGACGCCGCCGGCAACATCTTCGCGCGCCGGGCCGGGAGGCGCGCCGGCGCGCCGGCGGTCGCGGCGGGCAGCCACCTGGACAGCCAGCCGGCGGCCGGCCGCTTCGACGGCGCACTGGGAGTGCTGGCCGCTCTGGAGGTGGTGCGCACGTTGAACGACCACGGCGTGGTCACCGAATCGCCCCTGGAGGTGGTCTCCTGGACCAACGAGGAGGGCTGCCGCTTCGCGCCCTCGATGATGGGGTCGGGCATATTCACGGGCCGGTTCGATGCCGCCCGGATGGCGGCCACCGCCGATACCGAAGGGCGCACCTTCGGGGCGGAGCTGGAGCGCATCGGCTACCGCGGCAAGGACCGGGTCTCGGCGGCGGAACTCGCCGCCTGGTTCGAGTTGCACATCGAGCAGGGACCGGTCCTGGAACGGGAAGGGACTACGATCGGCGTGGTGACCGGCGCCAACGGGCTGCGCTGGTTCGACGTGGTCGTGACGGGAAGTGATGCGCATGCCGGCCCGACGCCGATGGCGGAACGGCGCGACGCCCTGCTCGGAGCGGCGCGCATCGTGACGGCGGTCAATCGCATCGGCCATGCCCACCTGCCGGGAGCGAGCGCGACCGTGGGCTCGCTGGCCGTGCATCCCAACTCGCGCAACACCGTTCCCGGCCGGGTCGAGTTCACCGTCGATCTGCGCCATCGGGACGAGGCGCGGCAGGCGGCGATGAAGGACGCCCTGGAAGCGAAGGCAGCCTCGATCTGCGCCGCGGACAATCTGGAGCTGGACTTGCAGGAGATCGCCAACCAGCCGCCGCTGCGCTTCGATCCCGGCTGCATCGCCGCGGTGCGCGGCGCCGCGGCGGCCTGCGGACTATCGTGGCGGGAGATGGTGTCGGGCGCCGGTCACGACGCCTGCCACCTCGCGGAGCGGGTACCGACTGCCATGATCTTCATTCCGTGCGAGGGCGGGATCAGCCACAGCGAGCGGGAGAACGCCACCCGCGAGGACTGCACCGCCGGGGCCAACGTACTGCTGCACGCCGTGCTGGAGCGCGCCGCCGCGCGCGCCGCGCGCTGA
- a CDS encoding permease gives MSSNRRSVTRSATVADASTSSASSHGRRRLEVREPASALAARTSAACCGSASPPAPSTRQAARHAASLRRLWRRTDKVWLAIALIPVLLAVFDPEQVLPALRFAGGAILHTGMFIAGAVLAVAWLRATGAEALLSRTFTGRESRMILLGALVGALAPFCSCEVIPFISALLVVGAPLSAVMAFWLASPLMDPAMFLITAGTLGTGFAAAKTVAAVCLGVGGGLLVKACSVRGLFADPLRAQPAAASCTSACGTGCDSGPDATRPEWVFWRTPARLRAFHDTAARNALFLAKWLLLAYLVEALMLEYVPAEVIASVLGGDGLRPILLGAVVGAPAYLNGFATVPLVDALLAQGMSNGAAMSFVIAGGVSCIPAAIAVWALVRGRVFAAYLGIGFAGSLFAGLVWNAIA, from the coding sequence GTGAGTAGCAACCGGCGGTCCGTGACCCGCTCGGCGACGGTGGCCGACGCATCGACATCGTCCGCATCGTCGCACGGGCGCCGCCGCCTCGAGGTCCGTGAACCGGCGTCGGCACTCGCCGCCCGGACATCTGCGGCGTGTTGCGGCAGCGCGTCGCCGCCCGCGCCGTCAACACGGCAGGCAGCGCGCCATGCTGCCTCGCTTCGCCGGCTGTGGCGGCGTACCGACAAGGTCTGGCTGGCAATAGCGCTGATCCCGGTTCTGCTGGCGGTCTTTGATCCCGAGCAAGTGCTGCCGGCCCTCCGCTTTGCCGGCGGCGCGATCCTGCACACCGGCATGTTCATCGCCGGCGCGGTGCTGGCGGTGGCGTGGTTGCGGGCTACCGGCGCCGAGGCGCTCCTGAGCAGGACGTTCACGGGACGGGAGTCTCGCATGATTCTGCTGGGCGCACTGGTGGGCGCCCTCGCACCGTTCTGCTCCTGCGAGGTGATTCCGTTCATCTCCGCCCTGCTGGTCGTCGGCGCGCCGCTGTCCGCGGTGATGGCGTTCTGGCTCGCCTCGCCGCTTATGGACCCGGCGATGTTCCTGATCACCGCAGGTACGCTGGGTACCGGCTTCGCGGCCGCCAAGACGGTGGCGGCAGTGTGCCTCGGCGTCGGCGGCGGGTTACTGGTGAAGGCATGCTCCGTCCGCGGCCTGTTTGCCGACCCGCTCAGGGCACAACCCGCCGCGGCGAGTTGCACGTCCGCCTGCGGCACCGGGTGCGACAGCGGTCCCGACGCCACCCGTCCGGAGTGGGTGTTCTGGCGCACGCCGGCGCGCCTGCGGGCGTTCCACGACACCGCCGCCCGGAATGCGCTGTTCCTGGCCAAGTGGCTGCTCCTGGCCTACCTGGTGGAGGCGCTGATGCTGGAGTACGTGCCGGCGGAGGTAATCGCCTCCGTGCTCGGCGGGGATGGGCTGCGGCCCATCCTCCTGGGCGCGGTGGTCGGCGCGCCGGCCTACCTGAACGGCTTCGCGACCGTGCCCCTGGTCGACGCGCTGCTGGCACAGGGCATGTCGAACGGCGCGGCCATGTCGTTCGTGATCGCCGGCGGCGTAAGCTGCATCCCGGCGGCAATCGCGGTCTGGGCGCTGGTCAGAGGGCGCGTGTTCGCCGCCTACCTCGGCATCGGGTTCGCGGGCTCGCTCTTCGCCGGCCTCGTCTGGAACGCGATCGCCTGA
- a CDS encoding helix-turn-helix domain-containing protein codes for MTTKADRPLAVEDAASTFAALGSEQRLAVLNTLVRAGPEGLPIGSLGERSGVAGSTLTHHVRILTQAGLVHRVKKGRSIICAAVAYPRVQALSAYLLSECCTDRAHPHECAHRE; via the coding sequence ATGACAACCAAGGCTGACCGTCCGCTCGCGGTCGAGGATGCGGCTTCCACGTTCGCCGCGCTGGGCTCGGAGCAGCGTCTTGCCGTGCTCAACACGCTGGTGCGGGCGGGACCGGAGGGCCTGCCGATCGGCTCGCTGGGCGAGCGTAGCGGGGTCGCAGGCTCCACCCTGACTCACCACGTGCGCATTCTGACCCAGGCCGGTCTTGTGCACCGGGTCAAGAAGGGACGCTCGATCATCTGTGCCGCGGTCGCCTACCCGCGTGTGCAGGCGCTGTCGGCATACCTGCTGTCGGAGTGCTGCACCGACCGCGCCCACCCGCACGAGTGTGCTCACCGTGAGTAG